The sequence TATAGGCGATGGTTTCAGCACCCGATGGCTGGCCAAGTATGCCTATTACAACACCCACTACGTAAACAAGGATACCACCCAGCTACCTGTTGACAATCGTTACAAGCAGCAGGAGTTCTATCTTTCTACAGCCAATGTACTGGAGCTGCTACCCAACTGGAGTGCATCGCTGGCCTACGATTTTAAGTGGAACAAACTGAATGCTGATATCTACAACTTTGCATACCCCACACGCATCTCTAATCTGGTAAGCTTAGCCACAGCTATCGACTACAAACATCTGAAGGCGCAGGGCTCTATCCTGGCTACCTTTATCCACGACAAAACCCACCGCAGGGGTGAGTTTGCAGGCTTAAACAGCAGTCATTCGCTATCTAAACTCACGCCGGCGCTATTTGTTAACGTGTATCCCTTCCGAGGCACCTTCTTCTCTATGCGAGCCTACGTAAAAAAGAGTTTCCGCATGCCGACCTTCAACGACCTGTATTATACCGATATGGGTAATGCCAACCTGGTGCCCGAGAGCGCCTTGCAGTACGATGCCGGCTTTGCGCTTAACAAGCACTTTGAGCATAGTATCATTCGCCATGCCGAGATGCACTTCGATGCCTATTATAATACAGTACACGATAAAATTGTGGCTTACCCCAAGGGGCAGCAGTTCCGTTGGACGATGCTGAACTTAGGTAAAGTTCACATCAAGGGAATAGATGTTGAGGCCGAGGCCGATTTCAAGATTGGTAAGGATCTGATAGCTACCACTCGTGCCCAGTACACTTATCAGGATGCACGCGATGTTACTGATGCCGAAACCTCGTATTATAAGCATCAGATACCCTACATCCCCTGGCACTCAGGTTCTGCTATTCTGGGTCTTACCTATAAGAACTGGAACCTGAACTACTCGTTTATCTATGCGGGCGAACGCTACGACGAGCAGGAGAACATTATCTATAACCACATGGAACCTTGGTACACCAGCGACCTGAGTCTGGGAGTTTGGTGGAAAGTAAATAGTGTGCTGATGAAAGCGCACTTGGATGTGAACAATCTCTTAGGTCAGGATTACGAGGTAATCGTAAATTACCCCATGCCTGGTCGCAACTATGCACTAACATTAAGCGTTGAGATATGAAGCAGCTAGCGTACTACATATTAACCCTGTTGCTCCTTTCGGCCTGTCGCCAGGATGTGATGATAGTGCCGATGGAGAAAAGCGATCCAGGCGGTAAAACGCAGCAGGGCGATATCATAGGTATGTATCTGCTGAATGAGGGCAACATGGGATCGAACAAGTCGTCGCTCGACTATCTCGACCTGTCGGATTCTACAGCCCACTATTATCGCAACATCTACTCGCAGCGCAACCCAAGTACTGTAATGTCGCTGGGCGATGTGGGTAACGACTGTCAGATATATGGCTCGCGTCTGTGGCTGGTTATCAACTGCTCAAACAAGGTTGAAGTGGCCCGTGCCGATTCGGCTATCAGAATAGGAAAGGTAAACATTCCTAACTGCCGATACGTGACGTTTAACGATCGCTATGCCTACGTGTCATCGTATGTGGGAACGGTTTATGCTTCGAGCAACAGTCCGTTGGGTAGCGTGTATAAGGTAGATACACTCACCTTGCAAAAGGTTGACTCTTGTAGTGTAGGCTATCAGCCTGAGGAGATGGCCATTATCGGCAACCAGCTATATGTAGCCAACAGTGGTGGCTATCAAGGTATGACGGGACAGGGTTATGAGAGTACGGTAAGTGTGATAGATATGGCTACCATGCAAGAAACCAGCAAGGTAGAGGTTGCCCCCAACCTGCACCACCTGAAGGCCGATAAGTACAATCAGCTGTGGGTAACGGCTCGTGGCGACTATATGACTGAGGCACCAAGCATCTGGTGGCTGGCACCCGACGAAAACGGCCAGATGAAAGTAGGTGGACACATCGATCAGGCAGTAAGCGATCTGTGTATTGTGGGCGATTCGCTCTATTTCTACGGTTCTCAATGGAGCGAGGTGTCGATGAGTAATACCATCACCTATGGTATCATCAACGTAAAAACGCATCAGGTGGTAAGCACCAGTCTGTCGAGTGCACCCGAGATTAGCAAGATACGCATGCCTTATGGCATCATTGTAAACCCCATCCATCGCGATTTTTATCTGATGGATGCCAAGAACTATGTATCGAGTGGCGAGTTGCTGCACTTCCTGCCCGATGGCACCTTCGACTGGAAGGTAAGCACAGGCGATATACCCGCCCACGCAGCATTTTTATTTAAAACAACAAAAAAATGAAGAAGATATTTTTACTATTAATAGCCGCAATTACCATCGGTAATATCCATGCTCAGCGCATGGACGATGTTACTGTGCACTCCAAATACATCCAGGCGGTAGATGAATATCGCCCTGCCCCAGGACAGTATGTAAACGATGTGCCAGAATACGAAGCTGGCGATACCGAGGCCGATATGATTCGTAAGTGTAACAACAACCTGGCAGGTCTTGGTCCTATCAATTCCCATTTGGTGGCACTTGGCGGCTGGGGCGGTTATATCACGTTCCACTTCGATCATTCTATCGCCAACGTGCCTGGCGAGCGCGACTTTGCCGTATGGGGAAACGCCTATCAGGAAATGAAGAATCTGGTGTTTGGTGGTATGAATGAGGCTGGCGTAGTAATGGTGTCGAAGGATGTAAACGGCAACGGAAAGCCCGACGACCCTTGGTACGAAATCAGCGGCAGTTGCGATGTGGATAGCGCAGGCAAGGTAATTTATGGTTACGAGATAACCTACCGTCAGAACCCCATGGGTGATATTCCCTGGACAGATAACCAAGGTAATAGCGGCACCATCGATCGTAATCACTACCATACCCAGGAGTATTACCCCCAGTGGTTGCCAGATAATCTCACCTTCAAAGGCACCCGACTGCCCGATAATATGCAGAATCTGTCCGATCAGGTAGAGCAGTCGTTCAGTCCCTACTATTACGTGCTGGTAGGTTTCCGCTATGGCTATGCCGATAATCTGCCCAACTTTAGCGATAATGCCGATGCCACCTCGTATAATTATGAGGGCTGCGGTATTGATATCTCGTGGGCTGTGGATGAGAACCGTCAGCCTGTAAATCTTGATTTCATCGACTTTGTACGTGTATATACAGGTTTGAATCAGAAATGTCCCCAACCCGAGTGGTGGGGCGAAACCTCTACAGAGTTTGCTGGTGCCGAGGATATCCATCTCGAAGCCTCGCTCCAAGCTATCGAGAATGCTTTGAGCGGCATTCGTGCTATCCAGCAGGAAGCATCTTCATCAAGTCCTTTCTACGACCTGCAGGGTCGAAAGGTTACTCCAACCAAGAAGGGTGTCTATATTCAAAACAGAAAGAAGATAGTTATCAATTAATTCATATTAATCACTTAAAACAAAAACAGTTATGAAAACAAACAAATTATTCGGACTTGCAGTCCTCGCGTGCGGTTTCGCACTGTCGTTCACATCATGTACTAATGATGACAATCCAGTTGGTGGTAAGAGACAGGCTACAGTTTCTTTCGAGAACAAGAAGCTTGGTGCTGATGGCTATTGGCGTGGTGACGAATCTGGTACTAAGTTTGATAATTACGGATTAGAGGCCTTCGCCTGCCAGTATAAGGAAAAGGGGGTAACCTTCCCAGTAAACTACACACCTTCTTGGGCCAGCTGGACTGGTTTTGCTATCTCAAATCGCACAGAGACTACTTATAAGGAGCAGAATCCCGATCAGTTCAATAGTGCTGTAGGTGCTGCCAAGAGCGGTAACAACTTCTGTGTAGTATATACCTATGGCGAGGAAATCGATTTCGGTCGTGCCGTTACCCTGAAGGGCTTCTGGTTCACCAACGAGGCATGGGCTGTTGATGCCATCCTGAATGGCGATGGAATGTCTCCTGGTAAGTTTGAGAAGGACGACTGGTTTAAGTGCACAGTTACTGCAACACTGTCTGATGGTTCAACCAAGGATGTTGAGGTTTTCCTGGCTAAGGATGGTGAGTATGTAAAGGATTGGCAGTTCTGCGATTTCCAGAGTTTGGAAAAAGTTACCAAACTGAGCTTTGCATTCGATAGCACTAAGAAGAACGACTACGGTCCAACAACTCCTACTTACATGTGTATCGACGATATCGAGTTTGAGTATTAATGAGATACATTCAACTATTAATCATAGCAGTATTGCTCACAGCCTGCGGAGGTGCGAAGAAAAACGCACCTCAGCAAGCTGGGGGCGATGCTGTTACCTTTAAATATGCCACACAGATTAGCGTCGAGAAGTTTGATGGCTATACGGTGGCAACTATCAAGAACCCTTGGAAGGAGGGTATGACGCTACACCGTTATGTGCTGATACCTGCCGACCAGGAAATACCCAACCATATTCCCAGCGGTACTATTGTACGCACACCATTAAAACGCGCCGTAATGTTTACCACCGTACATTGCGCTATGTTGATGGAGTTTGGCAAACAGGATTGCATATCGGGTGTGGCCGACTTGAAGTACATTAAGATACCTTGGATTCAGGAGCAGGTGGCCAAAGGCAAGATAAGCGATGTGGGCGATGGTATGAGTCCTGTTATCGAGAAAATTATCGACGAACATCCTGATGCCCTATTCCTGTCGCCTTTCGAAAACAGCGGTGGCTATGGTAAACTCGAAGAGATTAACATCCCCATCATAGAATGTGCCGACTATATGGAGGCCTCGCCTTTGGCACGTGCCGAGTGGCTGCGTTTCTATGGCATGCTGTTTGGTTGCGAAGAGCGCGCCGATATGCTATTTCAGAGTGTAGATAACAACTACCACCAGCTTAAGGCATTGGCAGCAAAGGCTAAAACAAAGCCATCGGTAGTGGTTGATAAGGTAACAGGTAGCGTATGGTATGTGCCTGGTGGCAAGAGCACCATTGGCCAGATGATTAGGGATGCCAACGCACAATATGCTTGGGCCGACGATGAACACAGCGGGTCTATCTCGCTACCTTTCGAAACCGTTCTGGAGCGTGCTGGCGATGCTGATGTGTGGCTTTTCAGATATAGTGGCGATCATGATATTACCTATGATGAACTGCTGAGCGAACATCATGGTTACAATCAGTTTAAAGCGTTTAAGAACCAAACGGCTTATGGTTGCGATGTAGAGCGTTCGTTGTTCTACGAGGAGTCGCCTTTCCACCCTGAAAGACTATTGAGCGATTTTATCCATATTCTGCATCCCGAACTGGATACGATGACCTCGATGCGCTATTTTAAAGAGGTTAATCGCTAACCTCGTTCAAGTGGTCAACATACGCCGTGATAGCTTCTACCAACAGGTCGTTTTCCTCGGGCTGTTGGGTAGTTACGCGGAAGTAATTGTTGTCTAATCCGCGAATGTTCGAAGCGTCACGAATCAAAATGCCGTAGTTGTCCATCAGCCATCGTTTCAACTCTATCGCCGTACTGTTATGAATAGATACCAGCATAAAGTTGGTATCTGTCTTCATGACCTTCAATCCGTCGATAGTCGATAAGTTAGCGTGCAGTCGCATCGTTTCCTGAAGATATACTTTCAGGTCTGGAATCATCTGTATATGGTTCTCAATCAGGTATTTGCCTGCCTCGATAGCCAAGGCGTTAATCGTCCAGGGCTGACGTATCTGTTTCAATCTACCTATAATAATAGGCGAGGCCACGATATAACCCAAGCGCAGACCTGGTATACAAAACGTCTTAGAGAGCGAGTGAACCAGCATCAGGTTAAACACATCCGTCATTTCCTTGGGCTCCAGCATAGGTGCTAAGGTGTAATCAGCATACGACTGATCGATGACATACAGATAGCGTGGATGATTTCGTACGATATGGTTCAGCATACCCTTTACCAGCACGTTGCCAGTAGGGTTGTTAGGGTTACAAATCCAATAGATACGGTCCTTGGGCAGTACATCAAACTCGTCCTTAACGTCGTATGATATAATATGGTTAAACATGCGACAGGCATCCTCGTATTCGCTAAATGTGGGTTGCGGAATGATTGACGACCAACCCTTGTACAGCTGCGCTATCAGATAGATAGCCTCGTTGGCGCCGCTGGTAACCATCACGGTGTTCTCCTTTACACCCAGTTTCTCGGCCAGCAGGCATTCCAAAGTGTGGGCATCGGGCTCAGGATAGTGGCCCACCACATCAAAATGCTGCATCAGGTGTTCTTTCAACTCTGTGTAGTCGGCCTGACTATACACATTCGAGCTGAAATTTATCTTCACCTTGTCGCCATAGCGAAACACATCGTCACCGTGCCCGTATATCATAAGCTTAATAGATATTTATACCTGTTTTGTTACTTTTATTGTCATGGTCTTGGGATCGAAGGCTATACCCTCCCGTTCTATAAACCTGCCTAATGCCCCTTGTTCTGCCAGCGCTTTTGGCGAACCAATAGCCACTGCTTCGCCTTGAGTCATCAGCCAGATGGTATCGGCCATCTGCAGGGCCAGTTCCACATCGTGCGTGGATAAAAAAATTACTTTGTCAGCCTCACGACTAATGCGACACAACAGCTGCAACACCTCAACCTTGCTGGGATAGTCGAGAAAAGCCGTTGGCTCGTCAAGATAAATCACAGGTGTTTGTTGGGCCAGCGCTTTGGCTATCATTACCTTCTGGCGTTCGCCATCGCTCAGCGTGTGCACCATGCGCTTCTTCAGCGGCTCTATACCCACCATCGCAATAGCCTCGTCAACCACCTGCAGGTCGTCTTTCGAATAGGTGCCCCAGAATCCTGTGTAGGGCGATCGCCCCAACGATACCAGCTCGCGAACAGTCATATTCCTCACATCAGGCTTTTCGGTCAGCACCACACCTATCAGGCGGCTCAGCTGTTTATCGCTGTACTCTGAGAGTTCGCGACCTTCTAACAGTATCTCGCCACCTGTTTTTGGTTGGAATGAAGATAGGGTTTTTAGTAGCGTTGATTTTCCTACACCATTAGCACCCAGCAGACAAGTAAGTTCACCGCTTTTGATGGTACCATCGATGCCCGTAGCCACCGTTTTTATACCGTGTTTTGTCTGGTAGCCAATGCTTAGATTGCGCAGTTCTATAGTTTCGCCCGTCGTCTTCATGGTGCAAAGATAGTAAAAAGTTTGGAAACAGTATCAAAATTTGCAAACTTTTTTCTTTTGGCGAGTTTTATCTTATGCAAGCAGGTGTGTAATCAGTATTTTTATACCTATTACTATCAGAATAATACCGCCTAAAAGTTCTGGCTTTAGCTTGCGAGCTATCGATTTGCCGAACCTTACGCCCAACCTGTAGCCTACAAAACTGAACATGAAAGATACCAGACCGATGATTAAAAGCGGGTAAGCTATCTGTGCAAAGGCACGATAGCCTGTACAAGCAAACGATATTCCGATGGCCAGCGCGTCAATACTTGTAGCTACGGCCAGCACCAACTGGGTGCGCAGGTTCTTAGGGTTAAACTGCTGTTCTTCCTCGTCAGAGAACGATTCGCGAATCATTTTTCCACCTAAAAACGCCAGCAAGCCAAAGGCTATCCAATGGTCGATAGCTTCCAATTGCTCGCTAAAGTGGTTGGTAGTCAGCCAGCCTATCAGTGGCATCACGGCCTGGAACAGTCCGAACAGAAAAGCCATACGCAGAATCATCGCCCACAACCAACGGCGAACGATAACACCGCTCACAATCGAAACCGTGAAGCAATCCATAGCCAAAGCAACGGCTAACATCCATATATCCAGCGAGTTCATGATAATATTTTGCTCTTTCTTATACTTTAGCTTGCAAAATAACAACTTTTTTTTGAGATAAACAAATTTTTTATTACCTTTGCGCTCAGATTTTTTAACTAATAACCGATTCAAAAAAATGAAGAAGATTCTTTTTCTAGCGTTCCTTATGGTCTCGGCCTCTACGGCTTGGGCAAAACAGGTTGTTATCCAAACCAAGAACACCACGATGGTGCTTGATGTAGAAACGGGTAAACAACCACAGTATGTGTATTATGGTGCAAAACTAAGCGACTACGATTTGCAGAATCTGCAATCCCCTCGTGACGGACGTATGGATGCTTATCCTGCTTATGGCATGAACTGTCCTGCCGAGGCAGCTGTAGCCATGACCCATGCCGATGGCAATATGTCGACAGAGCTTTTTGCAACAGATGTAACCACACAAGGCTCTGTTACTCAGATTACGTTGAAAGATCCCAAATACCCTGTTCAGGTAGTGCTGTGCTATCAGGCACGTTTCGATGAAGATATGATTGAAACCTGGACAGAAATCAAAAACGGCGAGGCCAAACCCATCACTCTTACGCAATTTGCCTCTTGTTCACTGCCCATCCGTCGCGGAAACGTATGGCTTTCGCACTTTGGCGGTTCGTGGGGCAACGAGGCTCGCTTGATTGAGGAGCCTATCCAGCTTGGACAGAAGGTGATTAAGAATAAGGATGGTGTACGCAATGCACATACCGATCATGCCGAAGTGATGTTCTCGCTCGATGGTAAAGGCCGGGAGAACAGCGGCGATGTGATTGGTGCCGCCCTCTGCTACTCAGGCAACTATCAGCTGAAAGTTGAGACCGATGACACAGAGTACCACTACTTCTTTGCTGGCATTAACCCCGATAACTCGGCCTATCATCTTAAGAAAGGTGAGACATTCACCACGCCAAAGGTGGCATTCAGCTTCTCAAAGTGTGGTCTCTCAGGTGTATCGCGCAATTTCCACAAGTGGGGCCGCAAATATATGCTGGCTCACGGCAATAAAGAGCGTAAGATACTGCTCAACTCTTGGGAGGGTGTTTACTTCGACATCAACCAGCAGGGTATGGACCAGATGATGGGCGATATAGCCTCGATGGGAGGCGAGCTCTTTGTGATGGACGATGGCTGGTTTGGCGTGAAATATCCTCGCAAGACCGACAACTGTGCCCTTGGCGACTGGGAGGTTGATAAAAACAAGCTACCCGAGGGTATCGAAGGTCTGCTTCGCGATGCCAAAAAGCACGGCATTAAGTTCGGCATATGGATTGAGCCAGAGATGACCAACTCGGTATCCGAACTCTACGATGCACATCCCGACTGGGTTGTAAAAGCACCAAAACGAGACGTAGTAAAAGGTCGTGGCGGCACGCAGCTGGTACTCGATCTGGCTAATCCAAAGGTGCAGGACTTTGTGTTCTCGATTGTAGATAACCTGATGACTAAATATCCTGAAATCGATTATATCAAGTGGGATGCCAACATGGCCATCATGAATCATGGTTCGCAGTACCTCACCATGAACGATCAGAGTCATCTTTATATCGAATATCATCGTGGTTTCGAGAAGGTTTGCCAGCGTGTTCGTGCTAAGTATCCCAACCTTACCATTCAGGCCTGTGCCTCTGGTGGCGGTCGTGCCAACTGGGGTGTTCTGCCATACTTCGATGAGTTCTGGGTAAGCGATAATACCGATGCACTGCAGCGTATCTACATGCAGTGGGGTACCAGCTATTTCTTCCCCGCCATCGCAATGGCTTCACACATTTCGGCCACACCTAACCACACCGTTTTCCGCACCACAGCGCTCAAATATCGTGTTGATGTAGCTATGAGTGGTCGCTTGGGTATGGAGATCCAGCCAAAGAATATGACTGACGACGAGAAGGAACTCTGCCGTAAGGCTATCGCCGAGTACAAGCAGATTCGTCCTATCGTACAGTTTGGCGACATCTATCGCTTGGTTTCGCCTTACGATAAGCAGGGATTGGCATCGCTCATGTATGTGGATGAGCAGAAGTCGAAGTCGGTATTCTTCTGGTGGAAAACCGAATCGTTCCAGAACGAGCATCTGCCACGTGTAAAAATGGCTGGTCTCGATGCCTCGAAGAATTATAAGATTCACGAGTTGAACCGTATCGATCTGCGTCCGATGGATGTCGAGGGTAAGGTGTTCAGTGGTGCCTATCTGATGAATCACGGCCTTGAAATGCCTTATCGTAACGAGCCCGAATGGAGCAAGAAAAACGATTGGAGCAGTCGTGTGTTGTTGCTTGAGGCACAGTAACTTAGGCTAAGAAAAAGGCGCAATATACATTCTTTTCATTAAAATAGGATGTATATTGCGCTTTTTTTCGTATTTTTGCAGCCGAATGGAACTACAACGAAGATTAGAACATTGGCTGATTACGCTGTTCATGCTTTTTGCTATGCAACTTTATGCCTTAGATGTGAAGCATTTTACTTTCTCACATCTGAGTATAGCTGATGGTGTGGATAATCAGCGTATATTTTCTGTTTGCCAAACCACATCTGGTGCCATTTGGTGGTCGTCTATGAAAGGCGTAGGTCGCTATAATGGCTCGAAAGTAAGAATATACCGACTCGACGATGGTACGCCTTTCGCTCATCTTGGCGGGCGTGTTATTAAGATGGCCACTAACGATAAAGCCATTTATGCTTTTGATAATCGTGGCTCCATCTATCTTTTCCAGTCAGTTCTTGATGGTTTTAAACCAGTAGCCAGCATCTCCAAGAAGCTGGGGCACGAGGTGGCATTAAACGATATCCACGTAAAGGATGGCAACCTGTTCCTGGCCTTGCACGATGGTGTTTATCTGCTGAAGGACACCACACTTACCCAAGTGATGAAGGGAACTTATGTAAACCAGATTGTACCTATGATGGGCCATCTGCTGTTCTGTGCCCGCGATGGTGTATACAATGAACGAGGCCAGCGATTGTTACCTTATAATGCTGAGTTCGGCTACTACGATGAAATGTCGGGCCGCTTATGGATTGGAGGTTACGAGAATGGTCTTCATATGGTAACCATTAGTCAGAATGGCAAGATTACTTCCGATGAGTTTGTGCGTATATCTGATCAGAATCTGTATCGTAATCCTATCCGTAGCATTTGTCCTTACGACGATGATACCATGCTGATCGGCATTGATGGACAAGGTGTTTATCAGATTAGTCGTGATGGTAGGGGCGGTTGCTCCTTGCTCTTCGATGCCAACGAGTCGGAGCATAGCATGTTGCATGGCAACGGCGTTTATGCCATGCTGGTAGATAGTTGGAAAAACATCGTGATAGGTACCTACTCTGGTGGTATCGACATCGCCCGTCCTATCAGCACTACCACAGCCATCTATCAGCATCTGGCAAACAACCAGCAGAGTCTGCTCAACGATAATGTGAACATGGTGATGCCGCTTTCGGCTGACGTGTTGCTGATGGGTACCGATAATGGTATTAGCATTAAGAACCTTACTACTGGGCAATGGCAGCATTGTTGTCAGGGTACAGTTGTGCTTAACGCCAGCAAAAAAGCCGATGGTAGTGTGCTGGTTTCAACCTATGGTAAAGGCGTTATCGAGATTGATAGTCGAGGCAATGTACGTCAGATATACACAAAAGACAATAGTTTTTTGAAAGACGACCATGTTTATGCCACCTTATATGATAAGGATGGTGGTCTGTGGATAGGCTCTTTGAATGGCGATCTGGTATATAGTCCTGTATCGCAAATCAGTCAGAAACAAGCCGAATGTCGCAACTATCCAGTACACGATGTTCAAGCCATTACACAGCTCACTTCTGGACAGATTGTGGTTGGTACAGCCTTTGGACTTAAGCTGATTACACCTGGTAGCGCCGAGGTTAAGGAGTTAGACTATACACCTGCTGGTGTAACCGATGTAAACCCATTTGTAACACATCTGCTGGCTTCGGGCATGGAGTTGTGGATAGCTACCGATGGTGGTGGCGTTTATGTTTACCATCTTGGCAAGCACGTCAGTCGACAGATAACTACAACCAACGGCCTTCCATCTAACTATGTACGCAGCTTGGTTAAAAGCCGCGACGGACGTATATGGATTGCTACGGACGAAGGTTTGGCTTTTGTAAAGTCGGGCGAAGGCGACAAGGTTATTAATGCCAATTACTGTTATGGTTTTAATCGGGAGTACTCGCGTGGAGCAGCTCAGGTACTGCCCGATGGCGATATCGTATTTGGCTCAACTACAGGTGCCATCATCATTCATCCTGAGAATGTACAGCCCCTTAATTATACTGCCAGCATCACTTTCGTTGGTGTTAACTGCGATGTAGATTCGGATAAACTGCAGAATACAAAGGTGTTTAACCTGCTTAACCAAGGCAGGTTGAGTCTTTCTTACCGTCAGCGCACGTTCGATCTGCAGTTCGAGAGTGTAAACATGCGTAACCACTTCGATATCGTTTACCGCTACAAGATGGGACGTGGCGAGTGGAGTAAACCCACCGACCAGCAGTATATACGCTTTGTTAATCTCGAGCCAGGCGAGCATCAGCTAACACTACAATGCCTCAGTCGTACAACAGGTACTGTGCTCGACTCCAAAACGCTGATTATTACAATTGCCCAACCTTGGTGGAGCTCGTGGTGGATGTGGTGCATCTATATTGCTTTGGTATTGTTGGCGTTCTATACCGCTTGGCAGGTATATAAACTGCACGAAAAGTACATGCGCCTGACCATCGATCATCTGAAGGCTACCAATGCTTCTACACCTGCATCAGTACCCGCTGCCGACGAGCCCGAAGAGGTGCAGGTTGCTGATAGCGATGAGGCAGAATCCGACTTTGTAGATAAGGCTACCCAACTGATATCCGAACATCTTAGCGACACCGATTATTCTATTGACAGTCTTTGTCGCGAAATGGCTATGAGTCGTACACTGTTCTATGTAAAACTGAAGTCGTTTACAGGTAAATCGCCTCAGGACTTTATCCGTATCATCCGTTTGGAGCGTGCAGCCCAGATGCTGAGAAACGGACGTAGCGTATCAGATGCAGCTACACTTGCAGGCTTCGAAAATGCCAAGTATTTCAGTACAGTATTTAAGAAATACTTCGGCGTATCGCCCTCAAAATACAAGTAAATAAGGTTTGAATTCTGTTACAAAAGGTTTCAAAGCTATCAGAAAATAGCAATGAAACCTTTTTTGCGTAGCATCAAACCCCCATCAGGAAAGGTTTGCATAATTTTGCAAACCAAATAAAACAATCAGATAATTAAAAATGATTTTTGAGTTATTAGTTAGTAGTATTCTTTGCTGTGTAATGGCTGCGCCTGCTAAGGCTCAGCCTACAGCAAAGGAGTGGAACAAAGATGTTGTTGGTTGGAATCTGGGTAACCAGTTTGAGTGTTCGGCTCCAGGACAAGATGGCGAATCGATGGCCATCGGTATGGCCGATAACAGTATCAAGGCCGAAACCGCCTGGGGAAATCCTGTGGTAACCAAGAAAACCATCAAGGCAGTAAAGGAAGCAGGTTTTAATGCCGTTCGTATTCCTATCCGTTGGCAGTGTCACATCACCAATCCTACAGCCATGAGTATCGATAAGGCTTGGCTGGCTCGTGTAAAGGAGGTGGTTAACTGGTGCCTGAGCAACGATCTGAAAGTGATTATCAATACACACCACGATAAGTGGCTTGAGGGGCGCCCCACCAACCAATACAAAGACGAGAACAACCAGAAGTTAGCTCTGCTTTGGCTGAATATAGCCAGCGAGTTTGCCAATTACGACTACCGTGTAGCCTTTGCCGGAACTAATGAAGTACACATTAAGGACAACTGGGGTAAGCCCGAAGCCGAGAATCTGGCTGTGCAGAACTCCTACAATCAAACTTTTGTTGATGTGGTACGTGCTACAGGTGGCAATAATGCCAAACGCCATCTGCTGGTGCAGACGTATGTTTGCAACCCCGATTTCGGAATTAATAACGGCGATTTCATTGTGCCTACTGATATCGAGGGCAATGGCAACGATTATATGAGTGTAGAATTCCATTACTATACCCCCTGGGATTATGCTGG is a genomic window of Xylanibacter ruminicola 23 containing:
- a CDS encoding helix-turn-helix domain-containing protein produces the protein MELQRRLEHWLITLFMLFAMQLYALDVKHFTFSHLSIADGVDNQRIFSVCQTTSGAIWWSSMKGVGRYNGSKVRIYRLDDGTPFAHLGGRVIKMATNDKAIYAFDNRGSIYLFQSVLDGFKPVASISKKLGHEVALNDIHVKDGNLFLALHDGVYLLKDTTLTQVMKGTYVNQIVPMMGHLLFCARDGVYNERGQRLLPYNAEFGYYDEMSGRLWIGGYENGLHMVTISQNGKITSDEFVRISDQNLYRNPIRSICPYDDDTMLIGIDGQGVYQISRDGRGGCSLLFDANESEHSMLHGNGVYAMLVDSWKNIVIGTYSGGIDIARPISTTTAIYQHLANNQQSLLNDNVNMVMPLSADVLLMGTDNGISIKNLTTGQWQHCCQGTVVLNASKKADGSVLVSTYGKGVIEIDSRGNVRQIYTKDNSFLKDDHVYATLYDKDGGLWIGSLNGDLVYSPVSQISQKQAECRNYPVHDVQAITQLTSGQIVVGTAFGLKLITPGSAEVKELDYTPAGVTDVNPFVTHLLASGMELWIATDGGGVYVYHLGKHVSRQITTTNGLPSNYVRSLVKSRDGRIWIATDEGLAFVKSGEGDKVINANYCYGFNREYSRGAAQVLPDGDIVFGSTTGAIIIHPENVQPLNYTASITFVGVNCDVDSDKLQNTKVFNLLNQGRLSLSYRQRTFDLQFESVNMRNHFDIVYRYKMGRGEWSKPTDQQYIRFVNLEPGEHQLTLQCLSRTTGTVLDSKTLIITIAQPWWSSWWMWCIYIALVLLAFYTAWQVYKLHEKYMRLTIDHLKATNASTPASVPAADEPEEVQVADSDEAESDFVDKATQLISEHLSDTDYSIDSLCREMAMSRTLFYVKLKSFTGKSPQDFIRIIRLERAAQMLRNGRSVSDAATLAGFENAKYFSTVFKKYFGVSPSKYK
- a CDS encoding glycoside hydrolase family 5 protein, which encodes MAAPAKAQPTAKEWNKDVVGWNLGNQFECSAPGQDGESMAIGMADNSIKAETAWGNPVVTKKTIKAVKEAGFNAVRIPIRWQCHITNPTAMSIDKAWLARVKEVVNWCLSNDLKVIINTHHDKWLEGRPTNQYKDENNQKLALLWLNIASEFANYDYRVAFAGTNEVHIKDNWGKPEAENLAVQNSYNQTFVDVVRATGGNNAKRHLLVQTYVCNPDFGINNGDFIVPTDIEGNGNDYMSVEFHYYTPWDYAGECKYNFWGEPYKAKGEASPNDEKTMSEFFDKVVSTWSNQGLGVVIGEWGVTDRQKSGQTDLIHENMTYYCHFLVCEAKKRGFSTFIWDNNSFGSGSEHFGIFDRNAGMKVKAPWVLQGILDGKK